A region of Subdoligranulum variabile DNA encodes the following proteins:
- a CDS encoding cell division protein ZapA, translating into MGMATSKVRLNICGSSYVVNTSESEDYMQNLADRLNLDMNELMASSNSVSITTAAVMTALNYRDELEKASGSADNMRRQIKDYLEDAASAKMAAEEVRRENASLKRRIDELERRLRRSQSSQEAP; encoded by the coding sequence ATGGGAATGGCTACCTCGAAAGTGCGGCTGAACATCTGCGGTTCCAGCTATGTGGTCAATACCAGCGAGAGTGAAGACTATATGCAGAATCTGGCCGACCGGCTGAATCTGGACATGAACGAACTGATGGCTTCCTCCAATTCCGTTTCCATCACCACCGCCGCCGTCATGACGGCCCTGAATTACCGCGACGAGCTGGAAAAGGCCAGCGGCAGCGCCGACAACATGCGCCGCCAGATCAAGGACTACCTCGAGGACGCCGCCAGCGCCAAGATGGCCGCCGAGGAAGTGCGCCGGGAGAACGCCTCGCTGAAACGCCGCATCGATGAGCTGGAACGCCGTCTGCGCCGTTCCCAGAGCAGTCAGGAGGCCCCGTGA
- the mreB gene encoding rod shape-determining protein, with translation MFSKDIGIDLGTANTLVYMKGRGIIMREPSVVAVDPRSDELRVRSVGHEAKAVIGRAPGSIVAVRPLKDGVIADFDITAAMLQSFIRQACGNSIFTRPRVVICVPSGVTEVERRAVRQAAAKAGARQVTVIEEPMAAAIGAGLPTTDAVGSMIVDIGGGTAEVAVISLSGIVASHSVRCAGDALDQSIIAFIKRKYNLLVGERTAEQIKIEIGSACPQDPETSMEIKGRNLVDGLPKDILIRSEEVREAMSENLLRIVDAIKDTLERTPPELSSDIIDRGIMLSGGGALLRGLDTLIQNETGITVHVAESPLDCVALGAGAVLDNPELVGKRKEELSYL, from the coding sequence ATGTTTTCCAAGGACATTGGCATTGATTTGGGCACCGCAAACACGCTGGTGTATATGAAAGGCCGCGGCATCATCATGCGGGAACCCAGCGTGGTGGCCGTGGACCCGCGCAGTGACGAACTGCGGGTACGCAGCGTGGGCCACGAGGCCAAGGCGGTCATCGGCCGGGCGCCGGGGTCCATCGTGGCGGTACGGCCGCTGAAGGACGGCGTCATCGCCGATTTTGACATCACCGCCGCCATGCTGCAGAGTTTCATCCGCCAGGCATGCGGCAACAGCATCTTTACCCGGCCGCGGGTGGTCATCTGTGTGCCCTCCGGCGTCACCGAGGTAGAGCGCCGCGCCGTGCGGCAGGCCGCCGCCAAGGCCGGTGCCCGTCAGGTCACCGTCATCGAGGAGCCCATGGCTGCCGCCATCGGTGCCGGACTGCCCACCACCGACGCCGTGGGCAGCATGATTGTGGACATCGGCGGCGGCACCGCCGAAGTGGCGGTCATCAGCCTGTCCGGTATCGTGGCCAGCCACAGTGTGCGCTGCGCCGGGGACGCGCTGGACCAGAGCATCATCGCCTTCATCAAGCGCAAGTACAACCTGCTGGTGGGTGAGCGTACCGCCGAGCAGATCAAGATCGAGATCGGTTCCGCCTGCCCTCAGGACCCCGAAACCAGTATGGAGATCAAGGGCCGCAACCTGGTGGACGGCCTGCCCAAGGATATTCTGATCCGTTCCGAGGAAGTGCGGGAAGCCATGAGTGAAAACCTGCTGCGCATCGTGGACGCCATCAAGGACACCCTGGAACGGACCCCGCCGGAACTTTCCAGCGACATCATCGACCGGGGCATCATGCTGTCGGGCGGCGGCGCGCTGCTGCGGGGCCTTGACACCCTGATCCAGAACGAGACCGGCATCACCGTGCACGTGGCGGAAAGTCCGCTGGACTGTGTGGCCCTGGGCGCCGGTGCGGTGCTGGATAACCCCGAACTGGTGGGCAAACGCAAGGAAGAACTCAGCTATCTGTAA
- a CDS encoding NfeD family protein, with translation MSPDTLFWLIAIIAFVVLEASTTALVSIWFAVGATAALVVSFFTSSLSVEAVVFAVVSAVALLIMVPTLAKRRKERKAPVTNGSPLTIGKQGVVLVDINPGYLGRVRVDGLDWQARAEAPMPKGTPCRVTDVEGAILIVCPVTVEAATA, from the coding sequence ATGTCGCCTGATACATTGTTCTGGCTGATAGCCATCATTGCTTTTGTGGTGCTGGAAGCGTCCACCACGGCGCTGGTTTCCATCTGGTTTGCCGTGGGAGCCACAGCGGCTCTGGTTGTCAGTTTCTTCACTTCCTCTCTGTCGGTGGAGGCGGTGGTATTTGCCGTCGTGTCGGCGGTGGCGCTGCTCATTATGGTGCCCACCCTGGCCAAACGCCGCAAGGAGCGCAAGGCCCCCGTCACCAACGGTTCGCCGCTGACCATCGGCAAACAGGGGGTAGTCCTGGTGGACATCAACCCCGGCTATCTGGGCCGGGTGCGGGTGGATGGTCTGGACTGGCAGGCCCGGGCCGAGGCGCCGATGCCCAAGGGTACGCCCTGCCGGGTCACCGATGTGGAGGGTGCCATTCTGATCGTATGTCCGGTGACTGTGGAGGCAGCCACCGCCTGA
- a CDS encoding Maf family protein, producing the protein MALILASGSPRRRELMALIAPDYTVMTSDVDESKIAADTPAHLAQALATAKARAVAASHPEDIVCGFDTVVECDGEVFGKPHDEADALRMLRALSGCTHKVHTGVCICRGTRAAATVETTLVTFSSIEEEDLLAYVRTPEPYDKAGAYAIQGHAALWCVGIAGCYYNIMGLPVHRAAQLLRAFR; encoded by the coding sequence ATGGCTTTGATCCTGGCCTCCGGCAGCCCGCGGCGCCGCGAGCTGATGGCACTGATCGCCCCGGACTACACTGTCATGACCAGCGATGTGGACGAAAGCAAGATCGCGGCTGACACCCCCGCCCATCTGGCGCAGGCGCTGGCCACGGCCAAGGCCCGCGCAGTGGCTGCCTCCCATCCGGAAGACATCGTCTGCGGGTTTGACACGGTGGTGGAATGCGACGGGGAGGTGTTCGGCAAACCCCATGATGAGGCCGACGCCCTGCGGATGCTGCGTGCACTTTCGGGCTGCACCCACAAGGTACATACCGGTGTGTGCATCTGCCGGGGCACCCGGGCCGCCGCAACGGTGGAAACCACGCTGGTCACCTTTTCCTCTATTGAGGAGGAAGACCTGCTGGCTTACGTGCGCACGCCGGAGCCCTATGACAAAGCCGGAGCCTACGCCATCCAGGGCCATGCGGCGCTGTGGTGCGTGGGCATTGCGGGGTGCTACTACAATATCATGGGGCTGCCGGTACACCGGGCGGCGCAGCTGCTGCGCGCGTTCCGGTAA
- a CDS encoding glycogen/starch/alpha-glucan phosphorylase has product MLKDKLMSECNVTLDTASADQIYRCLASITRQIMSDRQKRFQAKVLGEGKKQVYYLCMEFLMGRSLRTSLFNLGLNEVAESVLADADIKIDTIYDQEPDAGLGNGGLGRLAACYLDGMATDCIPGTGYSILYEYGIFKQKIVDGWQQETADNWLPGGQVWIKSHPDQAQEIRFDGQAIETWEGGFHHVKYENYNSVIAVPNDMYVAGYGSQGVSKLRLWQAKAPSFDMSSFNAGNYNTAISQSASAELISKILYPNDNHTEGKILRLRQQYFFSAASIADILQNHLNQYGTLDNLPDKVAIQLNDTHPTVAIPEMMRILLDECSYDWDTAFDICRKVFAYTNHTVMSEALEKWNADIFRSTLPRIWQIVCELDRRCRIELEKAFPGDYGKINYMAILGDNQVRTANICAYVCHAINGVSKLHSEIIKDSVFHDYYLFKPKAFKNVTNGIAYRRWLLASNPGLTNLLEETIGDGFKTDASELKKLEKFADDAAVQEKLAKVKHENKALFANYLEKSTGQVIDPNSIFDCQVKRMHEYKRQHLNALSIAAEYLYLKNNPNAEFTPKTYIFGAKAAPGYYMAKQMIRMICKLGKLIDEDPAVRDKLRVVYLEDYCVTLSERLMPASEVSEQISLAGTEASGTGNMKFMLNGAITLGTLDGANVEIADAAGHDNEIIFGMLTPEVNALKGMGYHPSAFISGDNTAMAVLDMLEKGWNGENFSEVTNNLRNSDPYMVMADFKDYRRAQQTVQQLYQDKKKWNHMSLMNIANAGIFSADRSIMDYARDIWGATPVK; this is encoded by the coding sequence ATGCTCAAAGACAAGCTGATGAGCGAGTGCAATGTCACGTTGGACACTGCATCCGCCGATCAGATCTACCGTTGCCTGGCATCTATCACCCGTCAGATCATGTCCGACCGCCAGAAGCGGTTCCAGGCCAAGGTCCTGGGCGAGGGCAAAAAGCAGGTGTACTACCTCTGCATGGAGTTCCTGATGGGCCGCAGCCTGCGCACCAGCCTGTTCAACCTGGGCCTCAATGAAGTGGCCGAGAGCGTGCTGGCGGATGCCGATATCAAGATCGATACCATCTACGACCAGGAACCCGATGCCGGCCTGGGCAATGGTGGTCTGGGCCGTCTGGCGGCCTGCTACCTGGATGGCATGGCCACCGACTGCATCCCCGGTACCGGTTACTCCATCCTCTACGAGTACGGCATCTTCAAGCAGAAGATCGTGGACGGCTGGCAGCAGGAGACTGCCGACAACTGGCTGCCCGGCGGTCAGGTGTGGATCAAGTCCCATCCCGACCAGGCCCAGGAGATCCGCTTTGACGGTCAGGCCATCGAGACCTGGGAGGGCGGTTTCCATCACGTCAAGTACGAAAACTACAATTCCGTCATTGCCGTGCCCAACGACATGTACGTCGCCGGTTACGGCAGCCAGGGCGTTTCCAAGCTGCGTCTGTGGCAGGCCAAGGCGCCCAGCTTCGATATGAGCAGCTTCAACGCCGGCAACTACAACACGGCCATCAGCCAGTCTGCTTCCGCCGAACTGATCTCCAAGATCCTCTACCCCAACGACAACCACACCGAGGGCAAGATCCTGCGTCTGCGCCAGCAGTATTTCTTCTCGGCCGCTTCCATTGCCGACATCCTGCAGAATCACCTGAACCAGTACGGCACGCTGGATAACCTGCCCGACAAGGTGGCCATCCAGCTGAACGATACCCATCCCACCGTGGCCATCCCCGAGATGATGCGCATCCTGCTGGATGAGTGCAGCTACGACTGGGATACCGCCTTCGACATCTGCCGCAAGGTGTTTGCCTACACCAACCACACCGTCATGAGCGAGGCGCTGGAAAAGTGGAACGCCGACATCTTCCGCAGCACGCTGCCCCGCATCTGGCAGATCGTCTGCGAGCTGGACCGCCGCTGCCGCATCGAGCTGGAGAAGGCCTTCCCCGGCGACTACGGTAAGATCAACTATATGGCGATCCTGGGCGACAATCAGGTCCGCACCGCGAACATCTGCGCCTATGTCTGCCACGCCATCAACGGCGTTTCCAAGCTGCACAGTGAGATCATCAAGGACAGCGTCTTCCACGACTACTACCTGTTCAAGCCCAAGGCGTTCAAGAACGTCACCAACGGCATCGCTTACCGCCGCTGGCTGCTGGCTTCCAACCCCGGCCTGACCAATTTGCTGGAGGAGACCATCGGCGACGGCTTCAAGACCGACGCATCCGAACTGAAGAAGCTGGAAAAGTTTGCCGACGATGCGGCTGTGCAGGAGAAGCTGGCCAAGGTCAAGCATGAGAACAAAGCCCTCTTCGCCAATTATCTGGAGAAATCCACCGGCCAGGTCATCGACCCCAACTCCATCTTTGACTGCCAGGTCAAGCGGATGCACGAGTACAAGCGTCAGCACCTGAACGCGCTGAGCATCGCCGCCGAGTATCTGTATCTGAAGAACAACCCCAACGCCGAATTCACGCCCAAGACCTACATCTTCGGCGCCAAGGCGGCCCCCGGCTACTATATGGCCAAGCAGATGATCCGGATGATCTGCAAGCTGGGCAAGCTCATCGACGAGGATCCCGCCGTGCGCGACAAGCTGCGTGTGGTCTATCTGGAGGATTACTGCGTCACTCTGTCCGAGCGTCTGATGCCCGCTTCCGAGGTTTCCGAGCAGATCTCTCTGGCCGGCACCGAGGCTTCCGGCACCGGCAACATGAAGTTCATGCTCAACGGTGCCATCACCCTGGGCACGCTGGACGGTGCCAACGTGGAGATCGCCGATGCCGCCGGTCATGACAACGAGATCATCTTCGGCATGCTCACCCCCGAGGTCAATGCGCTGAAGGGCATGGGCTACCATCCCTCCGCCTTCATCTCCGGCGACAACACCGCCATGGCGGTTCTGGATATGCTGGAGAAGGGCTGGAATGGTGAAAACTTCAGCGAAGTGACCAACAACCTGCGCAACTCCGACCCGTATATGGTCATGGCGGACTTCAAGGATTATCGCCGTGCCCAGCAGACGGTCCAGCAGCTCTACCAGGACAAGAAGAAGTGGAACCACATGAGCCTGATGAACATTGCCAATGCTGGCATCTTCAGCGCCGACCGTTCCATCATGGATTACGCCCGCGACATCTGGGGCGCCACGCCGGTCAAATAA
- the dut gene encoding dUTP diphosphatase, producing MQMTVSCKKLDPRAKLPAYATPGAAAADLCALLDEPMTVAPMQRVLVPTGLAIELPGAECVALVYARSGLSIKHGLCMANGVGVIDSDYRGELRVPMINLGGESYTIQPGERVAQLCIAPVWQAAFVQAEALSDTDRGTGGFGSTGTV from the coding sequence ATGCAAATGACCGTTTCCTGCAAGAAGCTGGACCCGCGGGCCAAACTGCCCGCCTACGCCACCCCCGGTGCCGCAGCCGCCGATCTTTGCGCGCTGCTGGACGAACCGATGACAGTTGCCCCCATGCAGCGGGTGCTGGTGCCCACCGGGCTGGCCATCGAACTGCCCGGTGCCGAATGTGTGGCACTGGTCTATGCCCGCAGCGGCCTTTCCATCAAACACGGCCTGTGCATGGCCAACGGCGTGGGGGTCATTGACAGCGACTACCGCGGCGAACTGCGGGTGCCCATGATCAATCTGGGCGGCGAATCCTACACCATCCAGCCCGGGGAACGGGTGGCCCAGCTCTGCATCGCGCCGGTGTGGCAGGCCGCCTTTGTACAGGCGGAAGCCCTGAGCGATACCGACCGGGGCACCGGCGGTTTCGGCTCCACCGGGACGGTGTGA
- a CDS encoding LegC family aminotransferase: protein MSEFIPLSVPNFGPREAELAGEAITSGWVSTSGGKVTEFEEALARYLGMDRAVACNGGSSALHLAAMAAGITRGDEVIVPTLTFIAAVNPLTRYVGAEPIFIGCDDSLCIDPDAVEAFCRDHCELRDGKLYNKATGAHVKALEAVHVFGNMADMVRLTEIARRYGLILIEDATEALGTHYTDGPFAGKFAGTIGDIGCYSFNGNKIITTGAGGAVVSNHPDWAEHAKHLSTQAKADLLQFLHDEVGYNYRMTNVQACLGLAQLERLEGFIAHKKELYDHYVEKLDGVKGLRILPFRTEGIRPNRWFFSLYLKDSGLDRDTVIEKLQAQGIQTRPVWALIHEQADYPRNEAYGLDKALNYRRYIVNLPCSTNLSLADCERVCQAVLSL from the coding sequence ATGTCTGAGTTTATTCCGCTTTCTGTCCCGAATTTCGGTCCCCGGGAAGCTGAACTGGCCGGCGAGGCCATCACCTCCGGGTGGGTATCCACCAGCGGCGGCAAAGTCACTGAATTTGAAGAGGCCCTGGCCCGCTATCTGGGCATGGATCGCGCCGTAGCTTGCAATGGCGGTTCCAGTGCCCTGCACCTGGCAGCCATGGCCGCCGGCATCACCCGCGGTGATGAAGTCATCGTACCCACGCTGACATTCATTGCCGCCGTCAACCCGCTGACCCGCTACGTCGGCGCCGAGCCCATCTTCATCGGCTGCGACGATTCCCTCTGCATTGACCCTGACGCCGTGGAGGCGTTTTGCCGCGACCACTGCGAACTGCGGGACGGCAAGCTGTACAACAAAGCCACCGGCGCCCATGTCAAAGCGCTGGAGGCCGTACACGTGTTCGGCAACATGGCCGACATGGTGCGCCTGACCGAAATCGCCCGCCGTTATGGCCTGATCCTCATTGAGGACGCCACCGAGGCGCTGGGCACCCACTATACCGACGGTCCCTTTGCCGGGAAGTTTGCCGGCACCATCGGAGATATCGGCTGCTACAGCTTCAACGGCAACAAGATCATCACCACCGGTGCCGGCGGCGCCGTGGTTTCCAACCATCCCGACTGGGCCGAACACGCCAAACACCTGTCCACCCAGGCCAAGGCGGATCTGCTGCAGTTCCTGCACGATGAGGTGGGCTACAACTACCGTATGACCAACGTGCAGGCCTGTCTGGGCCTGGCCCAGCTGGAACGGCTGGAAGGCTTCATCGCCCACAAGAAGGAGCTCTACGACCACTATGTGGAAAAGCTGGACGGCGTGAAAGGACTGCGCATCCTGCCTTTCCGCACCGAAGGCATCCGTCCCAACCGCTGGTTCTTCAGCCTGTATCTGAAAGACTCCGGCCTGGACCGGGATACCGTCATTGAGAAACTGCAGGCCCAGGGCATCCAGACCCGGCCGGTCTGGGCGCTGATCCATGAGCAGGCGGACTACCCGCGCAACGAAGCCTACGGCCTGGACAAGGCCCTGAACTACCGCCGGTATATCGTCAACCTTCCCTGCTCCACCAACCTGTCGCTTGCGGATTGCGAGCGCGTCTGCCAGGCGGTCCTGAGCCTGTAA
- a CDS encoding glycoside hydrolase family 13 protein — protein MPHTFYNSFDPACKTPFGAIEAGQEVTFFLTVPENLGYVDPHLVLTKDKEDPVHYRMTFTGQTPQVNHFSFTIAPTTPGLYFYYFDLYTDFRKIYRGNGGEGVLSWTGGASWQLTVYEKNFTTPDWFRNGTMYQIFPDRFCEGVPNKPMPFADRIYRADKTGEPYFWPTEQDDGYLNMDYYGGDFAGIQQKLPYLRDLGVTCIYLNPIFEAHANHRYNTANYLKADPLLGTNEDFAALCAAARKEGIRIILDGVFSHTGSDSVYFNREGRYGPGGAYRDRHSPYRSWYDFDSGYPSGYRCWWGFETLPEVQEDSPSYEEFVCGKGGVIDTWLNLGASGFRLDVADELPDSFIEKIRQAVKSHGEDKLLIGEVWEDATTKEAWGERRTYLRGKGLDTVMNYPFRNAVLDYIRGADVSAVAEQLMTICENYPPPALHCLMNFLSTHDTERALTAIAGEPANGQDRFWQSGRRIAPNKVDEGLRKLLLGYAMIFTLPGVPCVYYGDEIGMQGYRDPFNRAFFDWNSTEERLRGPMKNLVRLRRSCDAFDGGSFEIIRAEEDVLHYRRVGKTQTAEIILNRGPHLLAETAFGKSTEVNPGGFTVLVEDNAPQHVGYFSIY, from the coding sequence ATGCCGCATACCTTTTACAACAGTTTTGACCCTGCCTGCAAGACGCCCTTCGGCGCCATCGAGGCCGGGCAGGAGGTCACCTTTTTCCTGACGGTGCCGGAAAACCTCGGTTACGTGGACCCGCACCTGGTCCTGACCAAGGATAAGGAGGATCCCGTCCACTATCGCATGACCTTTACCGGTCAGACACCGCAGGTCAATCATTTTTCCTTTACCATTGCGCCCACCACACCGGGACTGTACTTTTATTATTTCGATCTGTACACTGATTTCCGCAAGATCTATCGCGGCAACGGCGGGGAAGGGGTGCTCAGCTGGACGGGTGGCGCCAGCTGGCAGCTGACCGTCTACGAGAAAAACTTCACCACGCCGGACTGGTTCCGCAACGGGACAATGTACCAGATCTTTCCCGACCGCTTCTGCGAGGGTGTGCCCAACAAACCCATGCCCTTTGCGGACCGCATCTACCGGGCGGATAAAACCGGGGAGCCCTATTTCTGGCCCACCGAGCAGGATGACGGCTACCTCAATATGGACTATTACGGCGGCGATTTCGCGGGCATCCAGCAAAAGCTGCCCTACCTACGGGATCTGGGCGTGACCTGCATTTATCTGAATCCCATTTTTGAGGCCCACGCCAATCACCGCTACAACACCGCCAACTACCTGAAAGCGGATCCGCTGCTGGGCACCAACGAGGACTTTGCCGCCCTCTGTGCTGCCGCCCGGAAGGAAGGCATCCGTATCATTCTGGATGGGGTGTTCAGCCATACCGGTTCAGATTCCGTCTACTTCAACCGGGAAGGCCGCTACGGTCCCGGCGGTGCCTACCGTGACCGCCATTCCCCGTACCGCAGCTGGTACGACTTCGATTCCGGTTATCCCAGCGGCTACCGCTGCTGGTGGGGCTTTGAGACCCTGCCCGAAGTACAGGAGGATTCTCCCTCCTACGAGGAATTCGTCTGCGGCAAGGGCGGCGTCATCGACACATGGCTGAACCTGGGGGCCTCCGGCTTCCGGTTGGATGTGGCAGATGAATTGCCGGACTCCTTTATCGAAAAGATCCGTCAGGCCGTCAAATCCCACGGGGAGGACAAGCTGCTCATCGGTGAAGTGTGGGAGGACGCCACCACCAAGGAAGCCTGGGGAGAGCGCCGCACCTATCTGCGGGGCAAAGGGCTGGATACCGTCATGAACTATCCCTTCCGCAACGCGGTGCTGGATTATATCCGCGGCGCCGATGTGTCGGCGGTGGCGGAACAGCTCATGACCATCTGTGAAAACTATCCGCCGCCGGCCCTGCACTGCCTGATGAACTTCCTTTCCACCCACGATACCGAGCGGGCCCTGACTGCGATTGCCGGCGAACCGGCCAATGGGCAGGACCGTTTCTGGCAGAGTGGCCGCCGCATTGCACCCAACAAGGTGGACGAAGGACTGCGCAAGCTGCTCCTGGGCTACGCGATGATCTTCACCCTGCCTGGCGTGCCCTGTGTCTATTATGGCGATGAGATCGGCATGCAGGGGTACCGCGATCCATTCAACCGCGCCTTCTTTGACTGGAATTCCACCGAGGAGCGCCTCCGCGGTCCCATGAAGAACCTGGTCCGGCTGCGCAGAAGCTGCGATGCCTTTGACGGCGGCAGCTTCGAGATCATCCGGGCGGAGGAGGATGTGCTCCATTACCGCCGCGTGGGCAAGACCCAGACGGCGGAGATCATCCTAAACCGCGGCCCGCACCTGCTGGCGGAAACGGCTTTCGGCAAATCCACCGAAGTCAATCCCGGCGGTTTCACGGTGCTTGTGGAGGATAATGCCCCCCAGCATGTGGGATACTTCTCCATTTATTGA
- a CDS encoding peptidase U32 family protein, with protein MSRPLEILAPAGNREMLGAAVFSGADAVYLGLTGFNARRTAGNFTPEELREAVSFCHARGVRVHVTLNTLVYARELEGLADAVRAVAEAGADAVIADDLATAQLIKQIAPTLHLHGSTQMSVHTPAGAKELAALGYDRVILARELSLEEIRAICAASPIECEVFIHGALCMSVSGQCMMSAFLGGRSGNCGACAGPCRLPFDASAGLAPGKPGKACHLSLKDMDHIPHLRELMDAGVASVKIEGRLRAPEYAAASVAACRAVREGQTYDEALVRDIFSRSGFTDGYLTGRNDGTMFGVRTEADAAATRAATPKARELFRRELHRIPVHFAAAFEEEGVKLAVTDEDGHKAIVYSEEAPQPAQKDPTPAVERALGKTGGTPFLCTGVTMTGTPGFLPGSVWNELRREALETLLEKRSVVKPHAVQPYLPPRFAAHSVGSVPALAARFSTVAQCPAAFVDQLRWLVFPIAEADKVPAAWRSKTLLELPRVMFGKLEAQTAERLNALPNAGFAGAVANNAAHLLLAKDWPLYGGLGLNITNPMSAARYAELGLQGMLLHPETAVNAMQAVAPLRDGKALPTAALCYGHIPLMLTRACPLRNVHSCAQCAGGGTLRDRKGRDFTVTCSAPGGAGIRTVFNPVPLYMGDRMTELPVDVAVAAFTTESPARTAQILALLTDGKPFDSEFTRGLYYTNN; from the coding sequence GTGAGCCGCCCGCTGGAGATTCTGGCCCCCGCGGGAAACCGTGAAATGCTTGGCGCCGCTGTGTTCAGCGGCGCTGATGCTGTTTATCTGGGGCTTACCGGCTTCAACGCCCGCCGCACAGCGGGCAACTTTACGCCCGAGGAACTGCGGGAGGCGGTTTCCTTCTGCCATGCCCGGGGCGTGCGGGTTCATGTGACGCTGAATACCCTGGTCTACGCCCGGGAACTGGAAGGCCTGGCCGACGCGGTGCGCGCCGTTGCCGAGGCCGGTGCGGACGCCGTCATTGCTGACGATCTGGCCACAGCCCAGCTGATCAAACAGATCGCCCCCACCCTGCATCTGCACGGCTCCACCCAGATGAGCGTCCACACCCCTGCCGGTGCCAAAGAGCTGGCAGCCCTGGGGTACGACCGGGTGATTCTGGCGCGGGAGCTCTCTCTGGAGGAGATCCGGGCCATCTGTGCCGCCAGCCCCATCGAGTGCGAGGTGTTCATCCACGGCGCCCTCTGTATGAGTGTCAGCGGCCAGTGCATGATGAGTGCTTTCCTGGGCGGACGCAGCGGCAACTGCGGCGCCTGCGCGGGCCCCTGCCGTCTGCCCTTTGATGCCTCCGCCGGGCTGGCACCGGGCAAGCCGGGAAAAGCCTGCCATCTGAGCCTGAAAGATATGGATCACATTCCCCATCTGCGGGAACTGATGGACGCCGGTGTGGCCAGCGTCAAGATCGAGGGCCGTCTGCGCGCACCGGAATATGCTGCCGCCAGTGTGGCGGCCTGCCGCGCCGTGCGGGAGGGTCAGACCTATGACGAAGCGCTGGTGCGGGACATTTTCTCCCGTTCCGGCTTCACCGACGGTTATCTGACCGGCCGCAACGACGGCACCATGTTCGGTGTGCGCACCGAGGCCGACGCCGCCGCCACCCGGGCAGCCACTCCCAAGGCGCGGGAACTGTTCCGCCGGGAGCTGCATCGTATTCCTGTGCATTTTGCCGCCGCCTTTGAGGAGGAGGGTGTCAAGCTGGCCGTTACCGACGAGGACGGCCACAAAGCCATCGTCTACAGTGAGGAGGCGCCGCAGCCTGCCCAGAAAGACCCGACGCCCGCCGTTGAGCGGGCCCTGGGCAAGACCGGCGGTACGCCGTTCCTCTGTACAGGTGTCACGATGACCGGCACACCTGGCTTCCTGCCCGGCAGCGTCTGGAACGAGCTGCGCCGGGAAGCGCTGGAAACCCTGCTGGAGAAGCGCTCTGTTGTAAAGCCCCATGCTGTGCAGCCCTATCTGCCGCCTCGCTTTGCGGCCCATAGCGTCGGCTCTGTACCGGCGTTGGCCGCCCGTTTTTCCACCGTAGCGCAATGCCCCGCCGCCTTCGTGGACCAGCTGCGGTGGCTGGTGTTCCCCATCGCCGAAGCCGACAAGGTCCCCGCCGCCTGGCGCAGCAAAACACTGCTGGAGCTGCCGCGGGTCATGTTCGGCAAGTTGGAGGCACAGACCGCCGAACGCCTGAACGCCTTGCCAAACGCCGGTTTCGCCGGAGCGGTGGCGAACAATGCGGCCCATCTGCTGCTGGCCAAAGACTGGCCTTTGTACGGCGGGCTGGGGCTGAATATCACCAACCCCATGTCCGCTGCCCGCTATGCGGAGCTGGGACTGCAGGGCATGCTGCTGCATCCTGAGACCGCCGTGAACGCCATGCAGGCCGTAGCCCCTCTGCGGGACGGCAAGGCCTTGCCCACAGCGGCCCTGTGCTACGGGCACATTCCGCTGATGCTGACCCGCGCCTGCCCGCTGCGCAACGTGCACAGCTGCGCCCAGTGCGCCGGCGGCGGCACGCTGCGGGACCGCAAGGGCCGGGACTTTACCGTGACCTGCTCGGCGCCGGGGGGCGCGGGCATCCGTACCGTGTTCAACCCTGTTCCGCTGTATATGGGCGACCGGATGACCGAACTGCCGGTGGATGTGGCGGTTGCCGCCTTCACCACCGAGTCCCCTGCCCGCACCGCCCAGATTTTGGCGTTGCTCACAGACGGCAAGCCGTTTGACAGTGAGTTCACCCGTGGGCTATACTATACCAACAACTGA